The sequence AATACTTGTGGGATACAATGTGGGAACAGAATAGGTCAGACTGACCGATGGACTAAAAGGTCATGGGAGAAGGACAATGTGCCCTTTATTTAACCCTGCTGGGGGTACATGACCCTTGAACTCTTATAGAGGTGTGGTCAACCGGTGTGTCAAATGATCACACAAGGATTAGCGAGTGGCTGGGCAACTAGCACTATGGGAAATATCAAACAATTCATCAGTGCTGACCAAAACCAGCAGCATCTAAGGACCTAGCCTTGCATGTATGGCAGTTTGAGGGTTTGGctaaaacacaaacagatctggtgaTATCTCCTGCTCCAGTAGCCAGGccagggcagggcagctctagaTCCTACTCAGTCAGATAGAGGCGACGGTGCAGAATAGAAAAGCGAGGGTTCCCATGGTGGTGCTGACAGATCGCCTGGGCAACAAAGGCCCCTCTGTGCTCCTTTCTCTCGCCGATGGAGTGTGTGAGAGGGGGACAGGTTCCCAGGggccacaacaacaacacctctAACCCCAAAAATGTGCCCTTTCATCCCCATGGCAACACGTCTCCTTGCGTGAAGAAAAAACAAAAACGGTTCCGAAAACACCATGGACACATAGACATTACTCTACCCCACAAGGTGACCTTTCAGTCTTAATGTACAGAATGTGTGTTATGCCTTTagtgggcgggggggggggggggggggggtgattttcTCAGAGAATAATAGACTACACTCACCATAATGACCAGCAGAATGTTCTGGAAGTCATTTCTAAAGCCCAGGGTGTAGGTGATGAACAGGGCAAAGTTCCCCTCCAGGAGCTGCCAGGAAGAGAGCAATACAATACACCTCAAACACTGAATGAACAGGAAGTAGGTCTAATATACATACAGAAAACTAAACACCAAGGTAACACACCCTATAGCTAGTCATAAAGAATTGTTTGTTTggttgtttatgtgtgtgtttaactGTAGCCCATCTATGAGTGTGACTCACCATGAAAGCCAGCGAGGTGAAGAGGAATCCCATGACCAGTTTGACATACGGCCCATATCCCATCACCATCCTCACGCCCTCAAAGAACGACATGGGTTCTGTCTTCAGACGCCCACACTCTAGGACCAAAACAAAGATGGCGATTAAATCTAACTGATTTGGTGCACTGTGCCAAACATCAGCTGAAGACTTATCTGATATTCTTTCTTATCCCTCATCCATGGCATTTAGAGACTGCCAAAATATGACCCTCTCCTAGTTACTTATAACAAAATAATTCTTGGAACATTTGCGGGTTGAGAGAAAGTGGAAAAGTTTGCCTGTGGATAACAAACAGAAATCTTTCATACTCCAAATATGAGAAAAAACAATGTTTGAAGTACGTCATTGTAAAGATATTCTGATAAgagaaaaaatgtaaaataaaatcaGTTAATCAATTCCCACCTTCCTGCTCTCTGactcccaggaacaggactgCAGCACAGAGAACGTACATGGTACAGATGACTGCTGAGGCCATGAGGTAGGCTTGTTTCTGTTAGGGGGACAGGAGGAGCAGGGGTAGGGGCACATTCCACTTCTAACGTTACTATAACAGTGTTATGCCATGTTATACAACATGACATCCCTAGGGTTCCCCACTCACCGTTTCATCCAGGGAGATGTGGGTGATGTTGAAGTCTGACCCAAGCAGTGTGGAGTTACCGTTGTCAAGGACATCCAGGTCACCTGGGAGACAGGGGGCGATCGCCCCGCCCACAATCTGCCCCTGGATTGCTGTGCCAACCACTGTTCCCAGCACCTCCACTGTCATACCTGAACAAGAGAGTGGGATggggagagtgagaaagagcaGAATGAAGACCTCACATTACGCTACATAACCGTAAAGATGTCCAGGTTGACATACGGTAGGCAGTGGCAGAGTCCCTCTCTTTCTGGTCCATGCTGATGAACATGGTGAGCGCTGAGTACGGCACATGGAAACACTGCACACAGAAAAAAAACATCAGCATTGCTGGCACAATAACCATGAAACCACATTACAGTAACAATCAATAGGGATTGAGTAACAATGTATTGTAACATGTGTCCCTTCTTATCAATAAAACAAGAGGCTGTGTAGAGGCGAGACTGACCGTCTGCAGAGACTGGAAGAGGCAGTAGAAGACCAGGTACCACAGGACCTTCCCCTGCTCCACCGGAGGGACATACCAGATCAGGAAGTAGGTGAGCACTGCAAACGGAGTGGAGATGAGGATCCTGAGGGAAAAACAGGAGAGTATCAATACAATGTAATGATGGATGAGCATTTAAAATgtgtgggtgtttgagtaggtCTATTTCATCTCTGTGACTGGAAAATTATAGTGAAATATTATACAAACACAATTTACTACAGTATTGAAGAAGTGAATATTTCTTCTCACAATGATGATTTCCATGAGTCCCTGCCAGATGACGTAAATTAGTGACACTTGGTAGCGATGGCAGTAGTGGTAGCCGAGTTTGGGTCACTAACTTACATCATCTGCACAGGGTTgagattctctctccctctctccattgaAAGCAGGTATTTGTGAATAATCCCTTAATCATCCGTTGTTTGGGGCTGTGTGTGGAGAATGGGCTCAGAGTGGCCGTTCACTGTGCCAGCTGGGAGACTGTGGTGGGCTGTACTTATGGTGGCGCCATACTGACCCTGCCTCACCCCACTCTACAGCCACAATCACacaatacacctgaccagcagacCAATCCATTCCAGCTAGAGTAGCAGAACAACCATAGAGAACTATGAATCCACTACTGGGTTTCCAGAAGACAAGTCAACTAAAAAAATAGACGTTGGGGGCATTGATGGAATGGTATTTTAGAGACAAGTATCTACTGACTAAGACATTTCTATGCCAGCAGGGCAGTGGGTGTTCGTCTCAGCCCCTCACTGGTCTCAGCAAAATACACAGTTGAGAACAGCAGTCACTGTAACATTACATGCTCATCTGCCAAGTGTTTTAATTACTACAACATTAATACTGAACAACAATCTCTTTCTAATAAGTCGTGTTTCTTTCCATCAGTCCTCGGTGTTTGAGCCTACAGTCCCCAGGGGGACTATCATCTCATTGAACTGAAAATGCGTGTTTGTTTATGTTACACGACACATGTCGACCCCACTCACGCATGGCCAGTCAATGGGAGTGGCAATCCTCTGTAGCCAACATTCACTGAACTGGGGAAGCCCCATATAAGCACCCTCTGTCTGCTTCCTTCGCGTACATGGGCTGACTGAATGGGTTAATAAGAGTCAATAGGCTGATCTGACTGGAAATAGAGGTCAGATATCTCCTAGATTGTCTGTGTTTTGTACACTGTCACTATGGTTGAATACACAAAGCTCACAGCAAGAGCACGACAGCAGCCCCACACCAATGACCTTGAGGTGACGCCCTAGCTACACAACGACGTAGGCGGGACAAGAGGAAAAGGCTCAAGGTTTTATTTTGCAAACAGACTTGATCACCACCTGTCTGAGAAACATTACTGTGCTTCTTCAAGTTAGGTCAACATTGACTTATCAAGCTCCTAATacttcagggagagagagactattaAAGTACTTATCAGAGTCCATTAAGAGAACACTGTGTTTTCTCTATTACAACAATGATcctttttatgttatttttgtgacATCCAATCTGATAAATGAATTACTCAGCTATCCGTCTGTCTGGCAGGCAGCTACATGGAAGTAAAAGGAAGGCTGTCTATTTTCACTGTGTATGACATCAATATTCACATTCTAGAGAGGTCTAGAATTCCACAGGCTGTTTATGACTCGGGAATACAATTCTGGGAAAAACATATTCCACTAATAGCGCTAATTAAAAAGGCAGGGGCATTCAGAAGGGAAAATAGCTTTAGTCAAGGTTTAGTTAAGTGATGCATCTCCTTGTCTGTGTTCAGGCTCTGATAAGAATTCGCTGGGGGATTTGTGATGGTTTACACAGACCAGAAACCTCCTAACAATGACCTCATTGACATTCAGCCAATAATCTCCCCTCTACTTGACCTGCGGTAACCTCTCTCTGAATCAGCCAGCCCGCTCCCCAACTgccatctcacacacacatacacccccatTGGCCTAAATCGAGTGGTGTGTTGAGGGCTGGACCAATAGGAGAGGGTGAAGCCGGTTTTCTCCCTCTACACTTGCAGCTCAGGCACACCAGGCAGCCTATTGTACGTCACATGCCCAGGGTCTTAAGATATCAAGTAAATCCAGTTGTTACCACCATGAATAAACCTCCTTTATCGATGCCATTCCTAGCAAGTCACAGTATTATGCCAAATATGAATTGCAACCACAAAAGGTCAATATCTCCTTGTATCAAAGTATGTGAAATTAACAGGTgggccttcttaaaagttaatttgtggaattgctttgcatcttaatgcgtttgagccaatcagttgtgttgtgacaaggtaggggtggtatacagaagacagccctatttggtaaaagatcaagtccatattatggcaagaacagctcaaataagcaaagggaaacgacagcccatcattactttaagagatgaaggtcagtcaatgtggaatatttcaagaactttgaaagtttcttcaagtgcagtcgctaaaaccatccagcgctatgatgaaacaggttctcatgaggaccgccacaggaaagacccAGAATGACCTCTGCTGCAgacgataagttcattagagttaccagcctcagaaattgcagcccaaataaatgcttcacagagttcaagtaacggacacatctcaaaatcaactgttcagaggagactgcgtgaatcaggtcttcatggtcaaattgctgcaaaaaaactactactaaaggacaccaataagaagaagagacttgcttgggccaagaaacacgagcaatggacattagaccggtggaaatctgtcccttggtctgatgagtccaaatttgagatttttagttctaaccgccgtgtctttgtgacaagcagagtaggtgaacggatgatctctgcatgtgtggttcccaccatgaagcatggaggaggaggtgtgatggtgtgggggtgctttgctggtgacactgtcggtgatatatttagaattcaaggcacacttaaccagcatggctaccacagcattctgcagcgatacgccatcccatctggtttgtgcttagtgagactatcatttgttttacaaaaggacaatgacccaacacctccaggctgtgtaagggctatttgaccaagaaggagagtgatggagtgctgcattagatgacctggcctccacaatcacccaacctcaacccaattgagatggtttgggatgagttggaccgcagagtgaaagaaaagcagccaacaagtgctcagcatctgtgggaactccttcaagacggttgaagaatctaaaagatcaaatatattttgatttgttgaacacccttttggttactacatgattccatatgtgctattttatagttttgatgtctcactattattctacaatgtagaaaatagtaaaactaaagaaaaacccttgaatgagtaggtgtgtccaaacttttgactggtactgtatgtcacccACCACTAGGCTTAGTCTCGCTTAAGGCATCTGGGGCACAAGCAAAGAATTATAAATCAATTTCTATGGGCACAGGCTTCAAAGTACTCAGAGCCTTTGGTGGAAACGTCCAGTGCCAGCACAGAACAACAAAGTGAAAAGCACCTGGGCATTCCAGAACTAAATGAGGTCCTCTGGAGCTAAATAAGACAGCCTTGTTCCAGTCTGTCCTGGTTTGCACCCAGATGAGAAGGTAAAAGCTACAACAACCTAAGACGGACAATGGCCAACAGCAGATAAAGATAGAGTAATAAAGTTGATAGCGACTGATGTAAAATAGAGAGCAAATTAGGCATATCACTGCGATTCAGTGACAGCCTGATCTCTCTATTCAAACTGTTCCACCTCAGCGTCGTTGTCACGATTACTGCCCATATTTCAATTACAACTACTGTTTTCCCTCTAGTCGTGACGAGAGGTTTTGCTTgttctattttcctctcctctttcattcCTGCCTACTGTAATATGTTCGCTGGGTGACCGAGGCAGAGGCACCTACCAGGGCATCATCCGGCCACACCTGGTCCATCTGCTCCGACTAACCAGGAAGCCCACCGTTGGGTCCGTCACTGCATCCCAGGCCCGGCCCACAAACAAGATGATAGAGGCATATAATGGGTCCAGCTATGGAGAGACAAAGATAAAGGGAGATAAAtaaggtgtgtggggggggggggtagaataTAAATAATTTGAGTCATTGTCTGTCAGACCACTACAATCACTGACATCAGCCATCACCTCTCCTCACAGAACAAAGAGTGGCTATTGAAACAGAAATAAAACAGAGGCATAACTCAGTTGGATTGCATCTTAGCAACAAGATGACTAAGACAATATTTGAAAAGTTGCCATGGTCATGTTAAGAAATGATACATGGCCAGGCCACATTGGCAACATTACCATCTGAACAATGTGGTGTTTAAGTCCATTCCAATGAGCTCATTAGCTCACTGGTTGAATGAGTTGTATTCAGTGAGAGCACTACAGTGAGCACAGTGTACAGTCTATCACTTGCTAATTGAgtgacaaagcaaagcagtgggaGTCAGAATTAATTTGCTTCACTAGATGAGTCATGCCAAAGTCTGTTAAAATGATACCAGATCTTTGGCATTGCCCTTAAAGTCATCTTCCAGTGACTTCTGAACTTTTCCTGTTGAGAAGCTTttcaagtataaatacagtaaagtacacacactaaagggtAAAACAAAGTATGTTTTGAGCATGTTTAGACAACTGCAAATTTCAAGGAGTATGGCATTCAAGGAGTTGATCGGATGGTGACTTTGTGATGTCATTGGTTCCATCTGAATCCCATCTCACTCACCTGGGCCACATCCAGCAGGTAGATCTGGAGAAAGAAGCCTAGCGCGCTGCCTGTGATCTGGTAGGGAGCCCCTCCGATGGCATAGCACAACTTACTGCACATTGACAGATGGCCATTGTTGTCCCTCCGCTGGAAAATAGGGCGAGAAGACGCACATAGCATGACAATAGTACACAATGTTTTGTTAGAGActaaacacagatttaaaaagaAAATCTGAATATTGTGAAAGCATTGGATTTTTATGGGTTGCTAATGATGCACAGTTTAGCTGTTGTGATACAGGATCTTTGTAGGTCTATATCCAACTCGGCCTTTGTATTAAAAACTGACAAAATGTTGGAGGCATCACTTGGGTATATGAGCATCACTTCTTTGACCATGTAGAATTTCTCTGTGCAGGATCTAACTGTACAGGAAGTGGATTTGATCATTGAACTGGGTCTTGATTGCTCAGTCGAGGTAAATACACATCTGGCCAATCTCACCCACTTGGCCCTTTGAGTGTCCGGTTTATTTCAGAGACTTCTGGCCCAACAGCGGCTAGTAAAACAACATGTCTCATTGTGAGCCCAAGATTGGCCAACGCTCCTCACCCCACCACTGAATGTCAGATTAGTACCAAATCCCTCTGACTATGCAGTCTGGGCCACTACGAGTTTAGAAAGTGGTGTGAGACTGGGAGGTCACTGTAGTTCAGCCACTGTACAACTCTGCCTGGTGCCGGAGGCAGCGATTGGCTCTGGCTATGGGATGATCAGGCATTCCGAGATTCCATCAGTGGCCTGAGCTGAGGCCACCAACAGTCAGCAGACAGTCAGGAGTGCACACCCCCCCCATCCTTCCCATCACAAACACATCCTGCTGGTCAATGAGTAAATACACCCAGTCCAACAGCCAATCAATGTAAAGAGCATCTAGCCAGTCTGACACCATGCGTTCTGTCAGTATTGAGAGCAGACACCTGCTTTTACATGCTTCTCTGACCTCTTCATGGTACTTTCCCTGGTGAAATATACCCCCATAGAACAGGAATTATGTCCCATATTGCCTTCAGGAATGTGGCCTAAAGACATCATGTGTAGGACAAATTGTATGGAAAATACCATATAACACTGACACCTCTAAAATGGTGTTGAGGTAACACACATGGCACCTCCCTGAAATGGTGTTGAGGTAACACACATGGCACCTCCCTGAAATGGTGTTGAGGTAACACACATGGCACCTCCCTGAAATGGTGTTGAGGTAACACACATGGCACCTCCCTGAAATGCAGAATGAAGGGTGAATAGCCTTTGAGCTCCTCAGGCAGACCTGGGACTGACCAGGAGGTTAAACCTGAAGAAGCAAGTCCTGCACTATGGCCAAAAAGAAACACTGGGAATAAACCTGGTACAAGGAAATCCAGACATCTTGTTTGTATGACAGCACATCAGTTAGCCccatagagacatacagtatattactgaCGTCATGTCAGTGAACATCAGTAAAACAGACTTATTTGGTTCTTATTATATGCATTGTgtctctgttttttattttaggtcatttagcagacgctttacCCATagagatttacagtagtgagtgcttACATTCTCGTACAGGTCCCCGTGGGAACCGaatccacaaccctggtgttgcaagcgctATGCTCTACCAACGGAGCCACATGGAGGGATATGACAGTTTGTCTACATCAGCCGACATTGGAAACATTATTCTTCAGACAAAATCTTATTCCTAGCTAAAATACAGGTTTAATGAAGGCATGTCCCTTTAAAACCGGTAAAGTTTTTTTCTCTGAACAGCTGCACCAAGACAGCTGGTCTACCGTGGTGAAAATCAAGCCCCATCGATGAAGCTCGAGAATATTTGGTGTGATGAAAATATTTGGTGGGGATGATGTCCAATCATGTAATATATGGTTTAGCCACAGTTAGACCATTATAAGCCACTCATTGTTAATGTCTATCCCATGAAGGCTATTTGGGGCTTGAAACGGGACTGAAATATAAGTAATTGCAATAGCCTATAATGGCATCGCATGCCTTTCTGCCAATTAGGACAGCGGTCTGATTGGGGAAACCGTTAGTTTCGCTGTTAATAGCGTAGCTATATCAAACCCGCCTCAATTGTATACCGTTTCATTGTTAAAATATTTTAGTGAATTTGTGTGCGTTGAAAACTCCATTATAATAACGCCTACGGCTACAATAGACTACCCATATCCCTCAATGTGATGCAAATTAATAGATTGCTGGTCAAATAATAATTTGCTGATATCTATAGTCTAAATAAAGACAATTTATTATGCTACAAATAAATAGCCCTAAAATTATCGTACTTACCTTGGCAATTTTGATTCCATCTTGACTTATTGGTTTTGTTGGTAATAGACTTGCCGCTGCATATTGCTCCGCACCCTCTCCTTTTGCCATATCGTTTAAAATCGATACAATTTTAAAAGCCTTTGATGTTTCTATTCTCCTCACTGAACCTTGAAACCGCGCGAGTACCTTAAGTAGCCGTTTGAGCTCTGAGTTCCACACTCAATTTGGTACGCTGGTGTCCTTGGTTTGACGTTGGATACATTCATTTTCAATGATTGCACGCGTGAAATGTGCGGAGGATTGTGGGAACAAGTAGCCGTTTGAGCTCTGGGAACATGGGCGGCAAGACCGCTGCTAGCAGAGCGAGTTTTAAAAGTTCACTCTGCTCAATTTCATGAAAATGTGATGCGGCCACTGCTGACTTTAACCAATCAGGCGAGGAGCATATGTTTGCTTGATAATCTTCATGAAACATACCCCATTCAAAACAGAAGATGTGATATGTTACCTGTAAAACAAATGTAAGGAAATATTTAGATGACCCCCCTTTCAAATAGACTTAATTGACCACTTATTTGCAGGTATAGGCTACTTTTATATAAAACcaagcggtcaaacagggaaatggtcccACTCATTTTCCCACTATTTAGTTTCCTCTATAGCATAGGGTATTTTAGGAACACTTCAAATaaaggctgtgttttgtgtaggatTGCCCTGGTGTGACTATTTGATAACCCTGTAAATCACTCTAGTACAAGCTGACTTTTATTAATATATTTGCCTGTTTTACCCacaaaaaatgaaatgctaattagctgctaatgtggcatTCATAAAGAACAAATGCCATGATGctctggacgagactgccgaatcaaggcaaaggtaaaaatctctggattaactatctaatgttagctaaatgtagtaataaataaatcggctacatttctttaaattgacaattctgtaaactatcttgtgcaagttttaaattgactcAATACCTGTAAGCAAATGTGTCAGCCAGAGATGgcatgcaggagcttgcagggatttgtagttttgcatcatgtctactttgatgctaatttgcattttcaaatctgagagtaaatagagacgaaatatattgataaaagtcaccttgtccaagagagatttacaTAGTTGTCAAActtcacgccagggtaagcctgcACGACccacagcccttatttgaagtgttcCTAAAATCCTCTATGGGAAAAATGAGTgttggaaaaacgattggaaccatttccctgtttgactgcaatgttgtatgggtattatgacaccacTGCGGGGCTCTATAGGGATGGGTGGGAGGTGTTGTTAAACCATGGGGGCTGTTTGCTGTTCAAATTAGGGACGTGTTAAACAATGGAAGTGTTAATGAATTTACCTACAAAAAAGCCATTCACACAGACCCAATACCTGGATTTTAGTTACAGGGCCTGCGAAAATGCAGAAATCATGACTAGGTCTTTAGTAGGCTACACCTTCCAACCCAATACTTTTTCCAGACAACTTTGGCATCCCGCCAACTTTTTGCTGACTTTTCTTTATATATGAAAGGTATTGCCAGCAACAAAGCCTCTACTTTCATTTCCACCAACCGACCTAGTCATGATTGCGGTAAAGTTCTGCCAAATATGAAATGTAGCTGTAATGCTGAGGTGGCATTGGCACTCACTACGCTCATAAGCTCTTGATGATTGCTCCCCAGCACCTGTTACTACTGTTCTCCTGGCAGTTCTAAACTTTGGAGGCATGTCACTTCACCCATCTCTTCGCATAGCTCACCACATGCAGTGTTTTCTTAAGCACAACTGGATGGATCCATAAAGAATTActgtgggaataaatatcactccTATGATGAAGTGATTgtaataaagtaggctaatgagtggcgcagtggtctaagacactgcatgtCAGTGTAAGAGGAGTCACTGCAAtatctggtttgaatccaggcctCATGaaatctggctgtgattgggaatcctatagggcggtgcacaattggcccgccggggtaggctgtcattgtaagttagaatttcttcttaactgacttgcctagttaaataatgataATGCAATTGAGGGCATGAAATTGTTGTTTACTGAAACTCCCTAAGTCATCCAATCGTTATAGCCTAATACGTtcgaagcaatagcctacccacGTGTGATCAACTATTTCGGTACCATAtgataaatcaatcaatgtcaGATTATTCTTTTCACTGAACCTCCATTTGGATATTGGTTAGGCTACAATGAGGCTGTGGAAATGTTAGCTAAGTTGAGGTGAGTGCTGCTCATGATCATCTTGTCTATTTGGCTCATTTATTAGTATTAATCAGAACATTTTGCCAGCATGTTATCTAGCTTAAAGATGCATTATGTAGAAATCACTTTGTgattcctggttgctaaaattctaatagttcacctaaaTTCAGTTTatgtgtgtcacgttctgacctttagttcctttgttttgtctttatttagtatggtcagggc is a genomic window of Salvelinus namaycush isolate Seneca chromosome 15, SaNama_1.0, whole genome shotgun sequence containing:
- the LOC120060262 gene encoding sodium-dependent lysophosphatidylcholine symporter 1-B-like: MAKGEGAEQYAAASLLPTKPISQDGIKIAKVSTNGHLSMCSKLCYAIGGAPYQITGSALGFFLQIYLLDVAQLDPLYASIILFVGRAWDAVTDPTVGFLVSRSRWTRCGRMMPWILISTPFAVLTYFLIWYVPPVEQGKVLWYLVFYCLFQSLQTCFHVPYSALTMFISMDQKERDSATAYRMTVEVLGTVVGTAIQGQIVGGAIAPCLPGDLDVLDNGNSTLLGSDFNITHISLDETKQAYLMASAVICTMYVLCAAVLFLGVREQEECGRLKTEPMSFFEGVRMVMGYGPYVKLVMGFLFTSLAFMLLEGNFALFITYTLGFRNDFQNILLVIMLSGTLSIPFWQWFLIRFGKKTAVYIGITWAVPFMILIVCIESSLIVAYVVSVAAGVSVAAAFLLPWSMLPDVVDDFKVKNPDSSGHEAIFYSFYVFFTKFASGISLGISTLSLDFAGYVTRGCSQPDAVNLTLKVLVSPAPVVLIFLGLFIFKTYPIDEERRQGNQKLLQEMRENDQDSETESTELGSVV